The proteins below are encoded in one region of Danio rerio strain Tuebingen ecotype United States chromosome 14, GRCz12tu, whole genome shotgun sequence:
- the yif1a gene encoding protein YIF1A isoform X1: MNFQQQGYRATKPRARASPPTGGPMLFDDTSSGPPPMNNQNYYSSGYNMAEMPAGGQEPGVGNIFADPMANAAMMYGSTLANQGKDIVNKEINRFMSVNKLKYFFAVDTKYVMKKLLLLMFPYTHQDWEVRYHRDTPLTPRHDVNAPDLYIPTMAFITYILLAGMALGIQKRFSPEVLGLCASTALVWMIIEVLVMLLSLYLLTVHTDLSTFDLVAYSGYKYVGMILTVFCGLLFGSDGYYVALAWSSCALMFFIVRSLKMKILSSISADSMGAGASAKPRFRLYITVASAAFQPFIIYWLTAHLVR, from the exons ATGAATTTCCAACAGCAAGGATACCGGGCAA CAAAACCCAGAGCCCGAGCATCTCCACCCACTGGTGGTCCTATGCTATTTGATGACACCAGTTCTGGACCTCCACCCATGAACAACCAGAACTACTATAGTTCAGGTTATAATATggcagaaatgccagctggcggTCAGGAACCTGGAGTGGGCAACATTTTTGCAGATCCAATGGCCAATGCTGCAATGATGTATGGCTCAACTCTTGCCAACCAAGGAAAGGATATTGTGAACAAAGAG ATTAACCGATTCATGTCGGTGAACAAGCTGAAGTATTTCTTCGCAGTCGATACCAAATATGTTATGAAGAAACTGTTGCTTCTCATGTTCCCATACACACATCAG GACTGGGAAGTACGTTACCACAGAGACACTCCTCTCACACCACGCCATGATGTCAATGCTCCAGATCTCTACATAccca caaTGGCTTTTATCACCTACATTTTGCTGGCTGGAATGGCTTTAGGAATCCAGAAACG GTTCAGTCCTGAAGTTCTGGGTTTGTGTGCCAGCACAGCTCTGGTTTGGATGATTATTGAAGTTCTTGTCATGTTGCTCAGTCTTTACTTGCTCACAGTTCACACAGACCTCTCAACGTTTGACCTTGTGGCTTACAGCGGATACAAATATGTGGG gATGATTTTGACGGTGTTTTGTGGACTGCTTTTCGGCAGTGATGGTTACTATGTTGCTCTTGCTTGGTCATCTTGTGCCCTCATGTTTTTCATT gtTCGTTCTCTAAAAATGAAGATCTTGTCTTCAATCTCCGCAGACTCTATGGGTGCAGGAGCCAGCGCCAAACCCCGCTTTCGCTTGTACATAACTGTGGCATCTGCCGCCTTTCAGCCATTCATCATTTACTGGCTCACTGCTCATTTGGTCAGATGA